The following are encoded in a window of Balaenoptera ricei isolate mBalRic1 chromosome 1, mBalRic1.hap2, whole genome shotgun sequence genomic DNA:
- the RAB13 gene encoding ras-related protein Rab-13 codes for MAKAYDHLFKLLLIGDSGVGKTCLIIRFAEDNFNNTYISTIGIDFKIRTVDIEGKKIKLQVWDTAGQERFKTITTAYYRGAMGIILVYDITDEKSFENIQNWMKSIKENASAGVERLLLGNKCDMEAKRKVQKEQADKLAREHGIRFFETSAKSSMNVDEAFSSLARDILLKSGGRRSGNSNKPPSTDLKTCDKKNTNKCSLG; via the exons ATGGCCAAAGCCTACGACCACCTCTTCAAGTTGCTGCTGATCGGGGACTCGGGGGTGGGCAAGACTTGTCTGATCATTCGCTTTGCAGAGGACAACTTCAACAACACTTACATCTCCACCATCG GAATTGATTTCAAGATCCGCACTGTGGATATAGAGGGGAAAAAGATCAAACTGCAAGTCTG GGACACAGCTGGCCAAGAGCGATTCAAGACGATAACTACTGCCTATTACCGTGGAGCCATG GGCATTATCCTAGTATATGACATCACAGATGAGAAATCCTTCGAGAATATTCAGAACTGGATGAAGAGCATCAAAGAG AATGCCTCGGCTGGGGTAGAGCGCCTCTTACTGGGGAACAAGTGTGATATGGAGGCCAAGAGGAAGGTCCAGAAGGAGCAGGCCGATAAG TTGGCTCGGGAGCATGGAATCCGATTTTTCGAGACAAGTGCTAAATCCAGCATGAATGTAGATGAG GCTTTCAGTTCCCTGGCCCGGGACATCTTGCTCAAGTCAGGAGGCCGGAGATCA GGAAACAGCAACAAGCCCCCCAGCACTGACCTGAAAACTTGTGACAAGAAGAACACCAACAAGTGCTCCCTGGGCTGA